A window of the Salvelinus alpinus chromosome 3, SLU_Salpinus.1, whole genome shotgun sequence genome harbors these coding sequences:
- the LOC139570126 gene encoding putative nuclease HARBI1 isoform X2 produces MLIQVKAPVQQQQHMMETMMRRRPSLWIPEGMRYLCRLLGPRIKHRTARSHALSVEQMVCVALRFFASGAFLYSVGDAEQLNKATICRTIRSVCLAIKALADVFISFPGHRRLCDIKEEFYRIAGFPNVIGAVDCTHIRIKAPSGAHEADFVNRKSFHSINVQMVCNADCVISNVVAKWPGSVHDSRIFRASEIYQCLSQGEFSGVLLGDRGYGCQPFLLTPFTDPQEAQQAYNHAHARTRARVEMTFGLLKARFHCLHKLRVSPVRACDITVACAVLHNVACLRKERAPRVPPAMDWDNPAIFPDDDSGRLLRDQ; encoded by the exons atgctgatcca ggtgaaggccccagtgcagcagcaacagcacatgatggagacgatgatgaggaggagaccatctctctggattccagaaggcatgag gtatctatgcagactactgggtcccaggattaagcaccgcactgcacggagccatgcactgagtgtggagcaaatggtttgtgtggccttgcgcttttttgctagtggagccttcctgtactcagtgggggatgcagaacagctgaacaaggccacaatttgccgcacaataaggagtgtgtgtctggctatcaaagcattagcagatgtcttcatctccttccctggccacagaagactctgtgacatcaaagaggagttctataggattgcag gtttccccaatgtcattggtgcagtggactgcacacacataaggataaaagccccctcaggtgcccatgaggccgattttgtgaataggaaatcctttcacagcattaatgttcag atggtctgcaatgctgactgtgtgatcagcaatgttgtggcaaaatggcctggctcagtccatgactccagaatctttcgggcctctgaaatctatcagtgcctatcacaag gtgaattctctggtgtgttgctgggagacagggggtatggctgccagccttttctcctgacacctttcacagacccccaggaagcacagcaggcctacaaccatgcccatgccaggaccagggccagagttgaaatgacctttggcctcctgaaggcacgctttcactgccttcacaaattaagggtcagccctgttagggcatgtgatattactgtggcttgtgctgtcctccacaatgtggcctgcctgaggaaggagagggcccccagagtgccaccagccatggactgggacaatccggcaatcttccctgatgacgacagtggtcggctgctgagggaccaataa
- the LOC139570126 gene encoding putative nuclease HARBI1 isoform X1, which translates to MKAQNCVFLSALTMACPFVRDVVDEEALVLRRAFRRERVFRDRLDPLAFPDDHLYERYRFSADGIRYLCRLLGPRIKHRTARSHALSVEQMVCVALRFFASGAFLYSVGDAEQLNKATICRTIRSVCLAIKALADVFISFPGHRRLCDIKEEFYRIAGFPNVIGAVDCTHIRIKAPSGAHEADFVNRKSFHSINVQMVCNADCVISNVVAKWPGSVHDSRIFRASEIYQCLSQGEFSGVLLGDRGYGCQPFLLTPFTDPQEAQQAYNHAHARTRARVEMTFGLLKARFHCLHKLRVSPVRACDITVACAVLHNVACLRKERAPRVPPAMDWDNPAIFPDDDSGRLLRDQ; encoded by the exons atgaaggcccaaaattgtgtgttcctttctgctctgacaatggcatgcccattcgtgcgagatgtggtggatgaagaagcacttgtgctgaggagagccttcaggcgagaaagggtcttcagggaccggttggacccactggccttccctgatgaccatctatatgaaagatacaggttttctgcagatggcatcaggtatctatgcagactactgggtcccaggattaagcaccgcactgcacggagccatgcactgagtgtggagcaaatggtttgtgtggccttgcgcttttttgctagtggagccttcctgtactcagtgggggatgcagaacagctgaacaaggccacaatttgccgcacaataaggagtgtgtgtctggctatcaaagcattagcagatgtcttcatctccttccctggccacagaagactctgtgacatcaaagaggagttctataggattgcag gtttccccaatgtcattggtgcagtggactgcacacacataaggataaaagccccctcaggtgcccatgaggccgattttgtgaataggaaatcctttcacagcattaatgttcag atggtctgcaatgctgactgtgtgatcagcaatgttgtggcaaaatggcctggctcagtccatgactccagaatctttcgggcctctgaaatctatcagtgcctatcacaag gtgaattctctggtgtgttgctgggagacagggggtatggctgccagccttttctcctgacacctttcacagacccccaggaagcacagcaggcctacaaccatgcccatgccaggaccagggccagagttgaaatgacctttggcctcctgaaggcacgctttcactgccttcacaaattaagggtcagccctgttagggcatgtgatattactgtggcttgtgctgtcctccacaatgtggcctgcctgaggaaggagagggcccccagagtgccaccagccatggactgggacaatccggcaatcttccctgatgacgacagtggtcggctgctgagggaccaataa
- the LOC139570127 gene encoding protein phosphatase 1 regulatory subunit 3C-B-like isoform X1, protein MNCTRVLHMLNPRPMPGPIMPVDVAMRICLASSPPLRSFLSTYEDCRSRNLVNRYKPLRPCISSKQQLEDSSLGWKSARAKGKKRVIFADSKGMSLTAIHVFKEFEEDPLSDLQFDLSDLANATAGLKVSVEKSFTLDFPQPAADYLDFRNRLKKNQVCLENCILQERSLTGTVKVRNVSFEKSVSIRITFDSWKTHTDIASTYLNNVYGCLDTDTFSFTVDLPSSVPSQERVEFCICFTTQDQTYWDNNDEKNYKLLHNDTDADQTSNPIIQTTAPVEFKRDGKRPEMEFDQFGSPRTSSGFFPEWQSWGHIENTTPYW, encoded by the exons ATGAATTGCACAAG GGTCCTCCACATGTTGAACCCCAGGCCAATGCCAGGTCCTATCATGCCAGTAGATGTAGCCATGAGGATCTGCCTGGCAAGCTCTCCACCCCTGCGCAGCTTCCTCAGCACGTACGAGGACTGCCGATCGCGAAACCTGGTCAACCGCTACAAACCACTGAGGCCATGCATCAGCTCCAAGCAGCAGCTAGAGGACTCCAGCCTAGGATGGAAGAGTGCCAGGGCCAAGGGGAAGAAGCGGGTGATCTTTGCCGATTCAAAAGGCATGTCCCTAACGGCCATCCACGTGTTCAAGGAGTTTGAGGAGGACCCACTGTCTGACCTTCAATTTGACCTGTCTGACCTGGCCAATGCCACCGCTGGCCTCAAGGTCTCCGTGGAGAAAAGTTTTACTCTTGATTTCCCACAGCCCGCTGCAGATTATCTGGACTTCAGGAACCGGCTCAAGAAGAACCAAGTGTGTCTGGAAAACTGCATACTCCAGGAACGGTCGCTCACCGGCACTGTGAAAGTCAGGAACGTAAGCTTTGAGAAATCGGTCTCCATCCGGATAACGTTTGACTCGTGGAAAACCCACACGGACATCGCTAGTACGTACCTAAACAATGTGTACGGTTGTTTGGACACTGACACCTTCTCTTTCACTGTCGACCTGCCAAGTTCTGTGCCCTCACAGGAGCGTGTGGAGTTTTGCATATGCTTCACCACCCAGGATCAGACGTACTGGGACAACAACGATGAGAAGAACTACAAGTTGCTCCACAACGACACAGACGCAGACCAGACCAGCAACCCCATCATCCAGACCACCGCACCAGTGGAGTTCAAGAGAGACGGAAAGAGGCCGGAGATGGAGTTTGACCAGTTCGGGAGCCCGAGGACATCCAGTGGATTCTTCCCTGAATGGCAGAGCTGGGGACACATAGAGAATACAACCCCATACTGGTGA
- the LOC139570127 gene encoding protein phosphatase 1 regulatory subunit 3C-B-like isoform X2, which yields MLNPRPMPGPIMPVDVAMRICLASSPPLRSFLSTYEDCRSRNLVNRYKPLRPCISSKQQLEDSSLGWKSARAKGKKRVIFADSKGMSLTAIHVFKEFEEDPLSDLQFDLSDLANATAGLKVSVEKSFTLDFPQPAADYLDFRNRLKKNQVCLENCILQERSLTGTVKVRNVSFEKSVSIRITFDSWKTHTDIASTYLNNVYGCLDTDTFSFTVDLPSSVPSQERVEFCICFTTQDQTYWDNNDEKNYKLLHNDTDADQTSNPIIQTTAPVEFKRDGKRPEMEFDQFGSPRTSSGFFPEWQSWGHIENTTPYW from the coding sequence ATGTTGAACCCCAGGCCAATGCCAGGTCCTATCATGCCAGTAGATGTAGCCATGAGGATCTGCCTGGCAAGCTCTCCACCCCTGCGCAGCTTCCTCAGCACGTACGAGGACTGCCGATCGCGAAACCTGGTCAACCGCTACAAACCACTGAGGCCATGCATCAGCTCCAAGCAGCAGCTAGAGGACTCCAGCCTAGGATGGAAGAGTGCCAGGGCCAAGGGGAAGAAGCGGGTGATCTTTGCCGATTCAAAAGGCATGTCCCTAACGGCCATCCACGTGTTCAAGGAGTTTGAGGAGGACCCACTGTCTGACCTTCAATTTGACCTGTCTGACCTGGCCAATGCCACCGCTGGCCTCAAGGTCTCCGTGGAGAAAAGTTTTACTCTTGATTTCCCACAGCCCGCTGCAGATTATCTGGACTTCAGGAACCGGCTCAAGAAGAACCAAGTGTGTCTGGAAAACTGCATACTCCAGGAACGGTCGCTCACCGGCACTGTGAAAGTCAGGAACGTAAGCTTTGAGAAATCGGTCTCCATCCGGATAACGTTTGACTCGTGGAAAACCCACACGGACATCGCTAGTACGTACCTAAACAATGTGTACGGTTGTTTGGACACTGACACCTTCTCTTTCACTGTCGACCTGCCAAGTTCTGTGCCCTCACAGGAGCGTGTGGAGTTTTGCATATGCTTCACCACCCAGGATCAGACGTACTGGGACAACAACGATGAGAAGAACTACAAGTTGCTCCACAACGACACAGACGCAGACCAGACCAGCAACCCCATCATCCAGACCACCGCACCAGTGGAGTTCAAGAGAGACGGAAAGAGGCCGGAGATGGAGTTTGACCAGTTCGGGAGCCCGAGGACATCCAGTGGATTCTTCCCTGAATGGCAGAGCTGGGGACACATAGAGAATACAACCCCATACTGGTGA